The following are encoded together in the Desulfobacterales bacterium genome:
- a CDS encoding response regulator produces the protein MNAYNSSKMMTPDDQTESMSENQETVYDDQSESRDTIIDDLTDTPVKNPVKSILFVDDEEPVRRLFKEALEKFGYQVRLATNGNEAIALFRAEPADLMITDIFMPEKDGHTLILEVKQDFPNVHIFAITGKKFFDPQMELDIAKTLGAIKVFTKPCKLSQLLAAIKELSV, from the coding sequence ATGAATGCCTACAACAGCAGTAAAATGATGACGCCGGATGATCAGACAGAATCAATGTCCGAAAATCAGGAAACCGTTTACGATGACCAGTCGGAATCCCGGGATACGATTATTGACGATCTTACGGACACCCCCGTTAAAAATCCCGTAAAGAGCATCCTGTTTGTCGACGATGAGGAACCGGTGCGCCGGTTGTTCAAGGAAGCCCTGGAAAAATTCGGATATCAGGTCCGTCTGGCGACAAACGGAAATGAAGCGATAGCGCTATTTCGTGCGGAACCTGCCGATTTAATGATTACGGATATATTCATGCCGGAAAAAGACGGACACACGTTGATCTTGGAAGTAAAGCAGGATTTTCCGAATGTTCATATATTTGCCATCACCGGAAAGAAATTTTTTGACCCCCAGATGGAATTGGATATTGCCAAAACACTTGGCGCCATCAAGGTGTTTACCAAACCGTGCAAATTAAGTCAGCTTTTAGCAGCCATTAAAGAGCTCTCGGTATAA